The DNA region ACCGCAATACCTTTCCTGCGAAAGCTTGACCGCCTTTTCTATCTTTGCCATTGGAAGTGACTCGCCTTTGCTTTTAAATTCATATATTAGGTGCATCTTCGTATAGGTCTTTGGATGTTCATCTGTGACATCGGTTTCAGTTTTTATCTCGAACGATTCGATTAAATCCGACACCTGCATTTTTTTCAGTATGGAAATGACATCCATTCCTGTGCACCCCGTAAGAGCAGCAATCAGCAGAGGTTTCGGC from Peptostreptococcaceae bacterium includes:
- a CDS encoding OsmC family protein, whose protein sequence is MKETFNTSWAGDMAFEADITGHKVLMDANEEVGGKDSGPRPKPLLIAALTGCTGMDVISILKKMQVSDLIESFEIKTETDVTDEHPKTYTKMHLIYEFKSKGESLPMAKIEKAVKLSQERYCGVSALFEKALNLSYEIKILD